Below is a genomic region from Pseudoxanthomonas sp. YR558.
CCCCGGTCCGCCGCGTCATCGCCGAGGCCATGGCACCGAAGGCGGCCGCGCCCAAGGCCGTGGCTCGCAAGCCCGCCCCGCGCAAGCCCGAACCGGCCTTCGCCGATGGCGACTGGCAGGAGTTCTGAGCCGGTACGGATCAGCGCTTCGCTCGAACGACGGCCCGGATTTCCGGGCCGTCCTCGTTCCGAAGGCGCCAGCCTGACAGGAGAACGCCTACCGCTCGTCGGGAAAGTACGTTCATGTACTTAATGCTGGAGCAGCGACGCCGATATCGCTTCCGATAACTCAGCCCACCTCCGGCCCTCATGAATCGATTCGCGCGCCTCTCGCTCGGCAGTAAGCTTTCGCTCCAGGTGACCGTTGCCGTCGCCGTCGTCCTGCTCCTCCTCGCCTTCGTGGTCCAGCGCCAGTCCAGCCGCGCCATCGAGGACCGCGCGCTCGCCGATCTGGACGTAGCCGCACAGGTCATGCTGGAGTCCGTCTCCCTGTACGACCGTACGCTCTCGGAAGGTACGCAGCGCATGGCGGACAGCTTCCGCGCCTCGCTGCCGCTGGGAGACGTCTCGGTGGATCCTGCGCGCACGATGCCGATCGGCGACAACGAAGTCCCCGAACTACGTTTCGGCAATCAGGTCGTCAACCTCGACTTCACCGACGTCGACCGGTTCACCGAGGCGACCGACGTGGTCGCGACGCTGTTCGTGCGCAAGGACGATGAGTTCATCCGCGCCACCACCTCGCTCCGCAATACCGAGAACGAACGCGTCATCGGCACGGCGCTGGACCACAAGCACCCGGCCTATGCGCTGATGCTCGAGGACAAACCGTACACGGGTCGCGCGCGTCTGTTCGGCCGCGACTACATGACCCACTACGAACCCCTCACCGATGCCGAAGGCAAGACGGTAGGCATCCTGTTCGTCGGCCAGAACTACGGCGATGGCCTGGCCGCGCTGAAGGACAAGCTGCGCAATACGCGCCTCGGGGAAGCGGGTTACTTCTTCGTCGTCGACCTTGCCGAAGGCGACCATCACGGCACGCTCGCCGCGCACCCGGCCAGCCAGGAGTCGCCCTACACCACCGTCGTCGATGCCGGCTCGCAGCCCGCGATGAAGACCCTGCTTGAGCAGGACCATGGACATGCAGTGCTCGACATTGCCCCCAAGGCCGGCGATGCCGCCGAGCCCGCGCTGGTGGCGGTGAAGCGCTTCTCGCCGTGGAAATGGGCGCTCGTCGCGGTAGAGCCGCGCTCGACCGTGCTCGCATCCAGCCACGCGTTGACGATCAGCATCCTGGCGCTTTCATTGGCCGCCCTGGTGGTGATCGCCGTCCTGACCTGGATCGGTGTACGCCGGGTGGTCTCGCACCCGTTGCGCGCCGCGGTCGGTATCGCCGAGCACGTGGCGGCGGGCAAGCTGGACAGCAAGATCGACACCCGCCGCCAGGACGAAGTCGGCCAACTTCTGTCGGCCATGCATCACGTGCAGACACAGGTCGTGTCGGTGATCGGCGCACAAACCGAGATGACGCGCCAGCACGATGAAGGCACGATCAGCTACCGCATCGACGACAGCCGATTTCCCGGCGAGTATGGCGCCATGGTGCGTGCCACCAACGCACTGGTGGCCTCGCATATCGCGGTCAAGATGCGGCTCGTTGAGGTCATGCAGCGGTATGCGGTCGGCGACCTGTCGCTCGACATGGACCGCCTGCCCGGCGAGAAGGCCGTGCTCACTCAGACGATGGATGCGACCAAGGCCAGCCTGTCGGCGATCAATGGCGAGATCAAGCGCTTGGCCTCCGCCGCGGCGGCCGGTGATTTCTCCCATCGTGGCGACGTCGACAAGTACCAGTACGACTTCCGCGACATGGTGGATGGGCTCAATCGTCTGATGGAGACCACCGACGGGAACCTCGCTGAAGTCTCCGCGCTACTGCAGGCCATCGCCCGCGGCGACCTGACCGCGCGGATGGAAGGCGACTTCCATGGCGTGTTCGCCACCATGCGCGATGATGCCAACGCGACGGTTTCGCAGCTGACCGAGATCGTCGGCCATATCCAGGATGCTTCGCGCCACATCAACACGGCGGCGGGCGAGATCGCTTCCGGCAATCTGGACCTCTCGCGCCGTACCGAGCAGCAAGCCGCGAACCTGGAAGAAACTGCGGCATCCATGGAGGAGCTGACGTCCACCGTGCGCCAGAACGCCGAGTCGGCTCGCCAGGCAAACCAGTTGGCCATCGGCGCTGCCGGGGTCGCCTCCCAGGGGGGCGAAGTGGTCGGCAAGGTGGTCTCCACCATGGCCGACATCGAACAGTCCTCCAAGAAGATCGCCGAGATCATCTCCGTCATCGACGGCATCGCCTTCCAGACCAACATCCTGGCGCTGAACGCCGCGGTGGAAGCCGCGCGTGCCGGTGAACAGGGCCGTGGCTTCGCCGTGGTGGCTTCGGAAGTGCGCACGCTGGCCCAGCGTTCGGCAAGCGCGGCCAAGGAGATCAAGGGCCTGATCGAGACCTCGGTGGACAAGGTCGCCGATGGTTCGGCCCTGGTGAACCAGGCCGGCACGACCATGAGCGAGATCGTGGCCTCGGTGCAGCGCGTGACCGACATCATGGCCGAGATTTCCGCCGCCTCGCAGGAGCAAAGCACCGGTATCGAACAGGTCAACCAGACCATCACCCAGATGGACGAGACCACCCAGCAGAACGCTGCGCTGGTGGAGGAAGCCACCGCCGCGGCTCGTTCGATGGAAGAACAGGCGCAGGTGCTGACCGAGTCGGTGTCGGTGTTCAAGCTGCAGGCCACGATGAATGCCCCGGTCCGCCGCGTCACCGCCGAGGCGGTGCCATCGAAGCCCGCGCCCAAGGCCGTAGCCCGCAAGCCGGCCCC
It encodes:
- a CDS encoding Cache 3/Cache 2 fusion domain-containing protein, translating into MNRFARLSLGSKLSLQVTVAVAVVLLLLAFVVQRQSSRAIEDRALADLDVAAQVMLESVSLYDRTLSEGTQRMADSFRASLPLGDVSVDPARTMPIGDNEVPELRFGNQVVNLDFTDVDRFTEATDVVATLFVRKDDEFIRATTSLRNTENERVIGTALDHKHPAYALMLEDKPYTGRARLFGRDYMTHYEPLTDAEGKTVGILFVGQNYGDGLAALKDKLRNTRLGEAGYFFVVDLAEGDHHGTLAAHPASQESPYTTVVDAGSQPAMKTLLEQDHGHAVLDIAPKAGDAAEPALVAVKRFSPWKWALVAVEPRSTVLASSHALTISILALSLAALVVIAVLTWIGVRRVVSHPLRAAVGIAEHVAAGKLDSKIDTRRQDEVGQLLSAMHHVQTQVVSVIGAQTEMTRQHDEGTISYRIDDSRFPGEYGAMVRATNALVASHIAVKMRLVEVMQRYAVGDLSLDMDRLPGEKAVLTQTMDATKASLSAINGEIKRLASAAAAGDFSHRGDVDKYQYDFRDMVDGLNRLMETTDGNLAEVSALLQAIARGDLTARMEGDFHGVFATMRDDANATVSQLTEIVGHIQDASRHINTAAGEIASGNLDLSRRTEQQAANLEETAASMEELTSTVRQNAESARQANQLAIGAAGVASQGGEVVGKVVSTMADIEQSSKKIAEIISVIDGIAFQTNILALNAAVEAARAGEQGRGFAVVASEVRTLAQRSASAAKEIKGLIETSVDKVADGSALVNQAGTTMSEIVASVQRVTDIMAEISAASQEQSTGIEQVNQTITQMDETTQQNAALVEEATAAARSMEEQAQVLTESVSVFKLQATMNAPVRRVTAEAVPSKPAPKAVARKPAPRKPEPALADSDWQEF